A portion of the Ricinus communis isolate WT05 ecotype wild-type chromosome 10, ASM1957865v1, whole genome shotgun sequence genome contains these proteins:
- the LOC8286336 gene encoding bifunctional monothiol glutaredoxin-S16, chloroplastic, whose amino-acid sequence MATTTTITNTISLSPLQKSPFHLRLLSSSYYSSQNTPKLSFYSHSKPFLPFPSISLKPSVTVIKPRPLFISAAVKNLTETELVSVPLTADEFSQKLPSESGVYAVYDKNDDLQFIGISRDIAASVFSHLKSVPELCCSVKVGVVDEPDRTTLTQAWKSWIEEHIKTTGKVPPGNESGNATWIKQPPKKKADLRLTPGRHVQLTVPLEDLIERLVKENKVVAFIKGSRSAPMCGFSQRVVGILENQGVDYESVDVLDEEYNYGLRETLKKYSNWPTFPQVFVNGELIGGCDILTSMHEKGELAGLLKK is encoded by the exons ATGGCCACTACCACCACCATTACCAACACCATCAGTCTCTCTCCACTTCAAAAATCTCCATTTCATCTTCGCTTActatcttcttcttattattcttCCCAAAATACCCCTAAACTCTCATTCTATTCACACTCTAAACCCTTCCTCCCTTTCCCTTCCATCTCCTTAAAGCCCTCCGTAACAGTAATTAAACCTCGTCCTCTGTTTATCTCTGCAGCCGTCAAGAACCTGACGGAGACGGAGTTAGTTTCCGTCCCGTTAACGGCTGATGAGTTCTCCCAGAAATTACCGTCGGAATCTGGGGTTTACGCCGTTTACGATAAGAACGATGACCTTCAATTCATTGGTATATCACGGGACATCGCTGCTAGCGTTTTCTCTCACCTTAAGTCTGTGCCAGAGCTTTGCTGCTCAGTTAAG GTTGGAGTGGTAGATGAACCTGATAGAACTACACTTACCCAAGCATGGAAATCATGGATAGAAGAACACATAAAAACCACTGGAAAGGTTCCACCAGGCAATGAATCAGGGAATGCCACATGGATCAAGCAGCCACCGAAGAAGAAGGCTGATCTCCGGCTTACCCCTGGCCGTCACGTGCAGCTAACAGTTCCTCTAGAGGACCTTATTGAGCGATTAGTGAAGGAGAATAAGGTGGTGGCTTTTATCAAGGGATCACGAAGTGCTCCAATGTGTGGATTCTCTCAAAGAGTAGTTGGCATTCTTGAAAATCAAGGAGTAGATTACGAGAGTGTAGATGTTCTTGATGAAGAATACAATTATGGGTTGAGGGAGACACTAAAGAAGTATAGCAACTGGCCTACATTCCCGCAAGTTTTTGTCAATGGTGAGTTGATTGGAGGATGTGATATTTTGACCTCCATGCATGAAAAGGGTGAGCTTGCTGGTTTGTTGAAAAAGTAG
- the LOC8286335 gene encoding protein trichome birefringence-like 3, which translates to MNSSRGKLPLPIITIVICSFAFLALLYTDTSRSFFRLKSCPRRNAAKKSKDKTAEGNLKSFEMDDRFEFDPEECTVNSGKWVYNKTFKPLYTDRSCPYLDRQVSCVKNGRQDSDYRRWEWQPDDCTLPRFNPELALKKLQGKRLLFVGDSLQRGQWQSFVCLVEWIIPEDKKSMKRGRSHSVFRAKEYDATIEFHWAPFLIESNTDLKIIGDPKKRIMKVDSIENHAKHWKGVDFIVFNTYVWWMSGLRLKTLWGSFANGEEGYEELDTPIAYKIGLKTWANWVDSNINPNKTRVFFTTMSPTHTRSEDWNNTKGIKCFNETKPVMKKRHWGSGSDKRIMSVVASIVGKMKVPVTVLNITQLSEYRIDAHTSVYTETGGKVLTDEEKADPLHHADCIHWCLPGVPDTWNQIFLAYL; encoded by the exons ATGAATTCTTCACGAGGAAAGCTACCTCTTCCAATCATCACTATTGTGATATGCAGTTTTGCATTTCTTGCTCTCTTGTATACAGACACTTCCAGGTCCTTTTTCAGGCTTAAATCCTGTCCTAGAAGAAATGCTGCTAAGAAGTCAA AAGATAAAACTGCCGAGGGTAATCTTAAAAGCTTCGAAATGGATGATAGATTTGAGTTTGACCCGGAAGAGTGCACTGTTAACTCTGGAAAGTGGGTGTATAACAAGACATTCAAGCCTTTATACACAGACAGAAGCTGTCCATATTTAGATAGACAAGTTTCTTGTGTAAAAAATGGAAGGCAAGACTCTGATTATCGTCGTTGGGAATGGCAGCCAGATGACTGTACCTTGCCAAG ATTTAATCCGGAGCTCGCCCTAAAGAAGCTTCAAGGGAAGAGGTTACTGTTCGTAGGGGATTCACTACAGAGGGGTCAATGGCAATCATTTGTGTGTCTGGTGGAATGGATTATACCTGAAGACAAGAAGAGCATGAAACGGGGTCGCTCTCATTCAGTCTTCAGAGCCAAG GAATATGATGCTACCATTGAATTCCACTGGGCTCCATTTCTAATCGAGTCCAATACTGATCTCAAAATTATAGGGGATCCAAAGAAGAGAATAATGAAAGTAGACTCTATTGAAAACCATGCTAAACACTGGAAAGGAGTGGACTTTATCGTCTTCAATACTTATGTTTGGTGGATGAGTGGTCTTAGGCTCAAGACATT ATGGGGTTCATTTGCAAATGGGGAAGAAGGATATGAAGAACTAGATACCCCAATTGCTTACAAGATAGGATTGAAGACATGGGCGAACTGGGTAGACTCAAATATTAATCCCAACAAAACTCGAGTGTTCTTTACTACTATGTCTCCAACACACACAAG AAGCGAAGATTGGAACAATACAAAAGGGATAAAATGCTTTAACGAAACAAAGCCAGTAATGAAAAAGAGACACTGGGGAAGCGGCTCtgataaaagaattatgaGTGTGGTGGCTAGCATAGTGGGGAAGATGAAAGTTCCTGTTACTGTCCTAAACATTACACAATTATCAGAGTACCGAATCGATGCTCACACATCGGTCTACACAGAGACTGGAGGCAAAGTGTTGACAGATGAAGAAAAGGCTGACCCACTACACCATGCAGATTGCATACATTGGTGCTTGCCAGGAGTTCCAGATACATGGAATCAAATATTTCTTGCATATTTGTAG
- the LOC8286334 gene encoding mitotic-spindle organizing protein 1A — MDPEAAKTARESLDLAFHMSNILDTGLDRHTLSVLIALCDLGLNPEALAAVVKELRQQPSSSPSIPNHAPSSVP; from the coding sequence ATGGATCCAGAGGCTGCAAAGACTGCACGGGAATCTCTAGATTTGGCATTTCACATGTCAAACATTCTTGACACAGGGCTTGATCGCCACACGCTATCAGTGCTAATTGCGTTGTGTGACTTGGGTTTAAATCCTGAAGCATTGGCTGCTGTTGTTAAAGAACTCAGACAACAACCCTCTTCCTCTCCATCAATCCCTAATCATGCTCCTTCATCTGTTCCATAA
- the LOC8286333 gene encoding uncharacterized protein LOC8286333, translating to MAGGNFMHRVISYVVNEVLVNGLANSPAFQRFAVRTSRRIEDISNIAEKKKRELAEQLKDISKNMDSFKNQ from the exons ATGGCGGGTGGGAATTTCATGCACAGAGTGATTTCTTACGTTGTCAATGAGGTTCTTGTCAATGGTCTTGCTAACAG TCCTGCATTTCAGAGGTTCGCAGTAAGGACATCTAGAAGGATTGAAGATATCTCAAATATTG CTGAAAAAAAGAAGCGAGAACTTGCGGAGCAATTGAAAGATATCTCCAAGAATATGGAT TCCTTCAAGAACCAGTGA
- the LOC8286332 gene encoding protein SCO1 homolog 1, mitochondrial — MAITALTRNANLFRNAHRAIYSRILGQSPPLPPPPSVLQNRKLSLLPVIPVGVGVHSLPIYQRFLSSTTASTITSESSSESGNAESDGTENSGDSQQGKPVRGGPVSWLSFLFLMATGIGIVFYYDKEKKRHIEEINKASEAVKEGPSAGKAAIGGPFNLINHDGKNVTEKDFMGKWTILYFGFTHCPDICPDELQKLVAAIDKIKEKAGLEVVPVFISVDPERDTVEQVREYVQEFHPKLVGLTGNPEEIKKAARAYRVYYMKTTEEDSDYLVDHSIVMYLMGPNMDYVKFFGKNNDVDSLTDGVIKEIKQYKSKK, encoded by the exons ATGGCGATTACTGCTTTAACCAGAAATGCCAATCTTTTCCGCAACGCCCATCGCGCAATCTACTCCCGCATTCTTGGCCAATCTCCGCCATTACCGCCACCGCCATCTGTGCTTCAGAATCGAAAACTCTCTCTACTTCcg GTTATACCTGTAGGTGTAGGAGTCCATTCCCTCCCTATTTATCAAAGATTTTTATCCAGTACAACGGCGTCTACTATTACTTCAGAATCTTCATCGGAATCTGGAAATGCTGAATCTGATGGAACTGAGAACTCTGGTGATTCACAACAAGGAAAACCTGTGCGCGGCGGG CCTGTTTCATGGCTGAGTTTTTTGTTCTTGATGGCTACTGGAATCGGAATAGTCTTCTATTATGATAAGGAGAAGAAGCGACATATTGAAG aaattaacaaagcttcTGAGGCTGTAAAAGAAGGACCGTCTGCCGGAAAAGCAGCCATAGGTGGCCCATTTAATCTCATTAACCATGACGGAAAGAATGTAACAGAGAAAGATTTCATGGGGAAATGGACAATATTGTATTTTGGTTTCACTCACTGCCCAGACATTTGCCCAGATGAACTGCAAAAGCTAGTTGCCGcaattgataaaataa AGGAGAAGGCCGGGCTTGAAGTTGTGCCTGTTTTCATCTCAGTCGATCCTGAGAGGGATACTGTTGAGCAAGTGCGTGAATATGTACAAG AGTTTCATCCAAAATTAGTTGGGTTAACTGGCAACCCTGAAGAGATAAAGAAAGCTGCTCGGGCATATCGAGTCTATTATATGAAGACAACAGAGGAAGATTCAGATTATCTGGTTGATCACTCCATAGTCAT GTACTTGATGGGTCCTAACATGGACTATGTCAAGTTCTTTGGGAAGAATAATGACGTGGATTCACTCACTGATGGCGTTATTAAAGAGATAAAGCAATACAAATCCAAAAAGTAG